The proteins below come from a single Thermopolyspora flexuosa genomic window:
- a CDS encoding GOLPH3/VPS74 family protein, with product MHDVPATLPARLYLLAYDLRKRRHAPNMYFPYLIRAAALTDLLLSGHITEESGKPRAVPGAPPVADPVLADLLARIAESKPRSWQRWVYEDSRATVRAVRDRLEADRWIKLEVRRPLLVFRRTIVHVRDTRVVKRLAAQVSNALSAPLARVDDRDAALVVLAATGNLKTVLPRDRRRAHKDRITALQERVGPAAPALRKVIQATQAVIASGASG from the coding sequence GTGCACGACGTCCCCGCGACCCTTCCCGCCCGCCTCTACCTGCTCGCCTACGACCTGCGGAAGCGGCGGCACGCGCCGAACATGTACTTCCCCTACCTGATCCGCGCCGCCGCCCTCACCGACCTGCTGCTCAGCGGCCACATCACCGAGGAGTCGGGCAAGCCGCGGGCCGTGCCCGGCGCGCCCCCGGTGGCCGACCCGGTGCTCGCCGACCTGCTCGCCAGGATCGCCGAGTCGAAGCCCCGCTCGTGGCAGCGCTGGGTGTACGAGGACTCCAGGGCGACCGTCCGGGCGGTCCGCGACCGGCTGGAGGCGGACCGCTGGATCAAGCTCGAGGTGCGCCGCCCGCTCCTCGTCTTCCGGCGGACGATCGTGCACGTCCGCGACACCCGGGTCGTCAAGCGGCTCGCCGCGCAGGTCTCCAACGCCCTGTCCGCCCCGCTCGCCCGGGTCGACGACCGGGACGCGGCCCTGGTCGTGCTCGCCGCCACCGGCAACCTCAAGACGGTCCTCCCCCGCGACCGGCGACGCGCCCACAAGGACCGCATCACCGCGCTCCAGGAGCGCGTCGGCCCGGCCGCCCCGGCCCTCCGCAAGGTCATCCAGGCCACCCAGGCCGTCATCGCGTCCGGGGCCAGCGGGTGA
- a CDS encoding PaaI family thioesterase — protein sequence MTVETAATEETGGSDRESRLAALGVLAEQVRELMDAVVLTDVAEDEIARVTEEVAVLTERLRAARRDTPLQPEIAPDGSFRHLGNAVAGDCNPYALPLKAEVTPDGVRAEPTFRPMHEGPPNSVHGGVTAMILDHLFGTAAAAAGRLGMTASLTVRYRRPTPYGRPLVADAAVTRTEGRKTWVDGRIATPDGTVLVEATGLFITPTAWLPASEEVADRV from the coding sequence ATGACAGTGGAAACCGCGGCGACGGAGGAGACCGGCGGCTCCGACCGGGAGTCCCGCCTTGCGGCGCTCGGCGTGCTCGCCGAGCAGGTGCGTGAGCTGATGGACGCCGTCGTGCTCACCGACGTGGCCGAGGACGAGATCGCCCGGGTGACGGAGGAGGTCGCGGTCCTCACCGAGCGGCTGCGCGCGGCCCGCCGCGACACGCCCCTGCAGCCGGAGATCGCCCCGGACGGGTCCTTCCGCCACCTCGGCAACGCGGTCGCCGGTGACTGCAACCCGTACGCGCTCCCGCTGAAGGCCGAGGTCACCCCGGACGGCGTGCGGGCCGAGCCGACGTTCCGCCCCATGCACGAGGGCCCGCCGAACTCCGTGCACGGCGGCGTGACCGCGATGATCCTCGACCACCTGTTCGGCACCGCCGCCGCGGCGGCCGGGCGGCTCGGCATGACCGCCTCGCTCACCGTCCGCTACCGCCGCCCGACCCCGTACGGCCGGCCGCTCGTGGCCGACGCCGCGGTCACCCGCACCGAGGGCCGCAAGACCTGGGTGGACGGCCGCATCGCCACCCCCGACGGCACCGTCCTGGTCGAGGCCACCGGCCTGTTCATCACCCCGACCGCGTGGCTGCCCGCGAGCGAGGAGGTCGCCGACCGGGTCTAG
- a CDS encoding MMPL family transporter, with amino-acid sequence MTAFLRRLGDWCGRHGVLVLALWIALTGGVMGARLVFGAPVNNSVVIPGSDAQVAHDLIRERFDAHTGGGRTAQLVIYSPDRPLTDKEPKKAVEAAMEAIRAIPEVVKVETPYRMGGMSSSLRIGLITVRIESDDPFGSSSTASPVSLDELVAAAAPATRAGIEVVPIDNSTPADKEIKTGTSEMIGVGIALLVLMFAFGTLVAALIPIFTALFSVAFGLGVIGLLGHVIDVPSQASVMATMIGIGVGIDYALFLISRHRRLLADGVPLRESIARTTAGSGGAVLFAGGTVVIALSALFLAGFPLLQTLGVLTGISVVSAVLTSLTLVPALLGLLGHRINALRIPIVGPRRTGRDEPATGWAALGDWVAGRPWRVLIAATLVLAALTAPMLGLKLGALDDGYAGEGTTTRRAYELMSAGFGPGAVAPMIVAAELDRPVPESDRPAAGSDDEADGDAATKKSAKKSGSDVSGTERTDTVKDPVVRELRERIEEVDGVVFVDNPRISRDGTTALFSVVSRYAPSDERAVEVVERIRNVVVPGATVHVGGEVAGLADAGERITSRTPLVIAVVVLLSAFLLLLAFRAPLVAVKAAVMNLVSLGAAFGALALVFSYGLGSRLVGMDPPPSANSSPVEVLFFTVPIDNYVPVILFAVLFGLSMDYEVFLLTAVRQSYLRHGDNRRAVAEGLGATGRVITSAALIMVAVFVAFVAYPDPLVKVFGVGLAVAIAVDATLIRGFLVPSTMVLLGRLNWWCPRWLDRILPPLAVAEHHDDEPAPAPEPERPLVGAGRGRHRA; translated from the coding sequence ATGACGGCATTCTTGCGGCGATTGGGGGACTGGTGCGGGCGGCACGGCGTGCTCGTGCTGGCGCTGTGGATCGCCCTCACCGGAGGCGTCATGGGGGCGCGCCTGGTGTTCGGGGCGCCCGTCAACAACAGCGTGGTGATCCCCGGGTCGGACGCGCAGGTCGCCCACGACCTTATCCGGGAGAGGTTCGACGCCCACACCGGGGGCGGGCGCACCGCCCAGCTCGTGATCTACTCGCCCGACCGGCCGCTCACCGACAAGGAGCCGAAGAAGGCGGTCGAGGCGGCGATGGAGGCGATCCGCGCCATCCCGGAGGTCGTCAAGGTGGAGACGCCGTACCGGATGGGCGGCATGTCCTCCAGCCTGCGCATCGGGTTGATCACGGTACGGATCGAGTCCGACGACCCGTTCGGCTCGTCGAGCACCGCGTCGCCGGTGAGCCTCGACGAGCTGGTGGCGGCCGCCGCGCCCGCGACCCGGGCCGGCATCGAGGTGGTGCCGATCGACAACTCCACGCCGGCGGACAAGGAGATCAAGACCGGCACCAGCGAGATGATCGGCGTCGGCATCGCGCTGCTGGTGCTCATGTTCGCGTTCGGCACGCTCGTCGCCGCACTGATCCCGATCTTCACCGCGCTGTTCAGCGTGGCCTTCGGGCTCGGCGTGATCGGGCTGCTCGGGCACGTGATCGACGTGCCCTCGCAGGCGTCGGTGATGGCGACGATGATCGGCATCGGCGTCGGCATCGACTACGCGCTGTTTTTGATCTCGCGGCACCGGCGGCTGCTCGCCGACGGGGTGCCGCTGCGCGAGTCGATCGCCCGCACCACGGCCGGCTCGGGCGGCGCCGTGCTGTTCGCCGGCGGCACCGTGGTGATCGCGCTCAGCGCGCTCTTCCTCGCCGGATTCCCGCTGCTGCAGACCCTCGGGGTGCTCACCGGCATCTCGGTGGTGTCCGCGGTGCTCACCTCGCTCACCCTCGTGCCCGCGCTGCTCGGGCTGCTCGGGCACCGCATCAACGCGCTGCGCATCCCCATCGTGGGGCCGCGCCGTACCGGCCGGGACGAGCCCGCGACGGGCTGGGCCGCGCTCGGCGACTGGGTGGCGGGGCGGCCGTGGCGGGTGCTGATCGCCGCCACCCTGGTGCTCGCCGCGCTCACCGCGCCGATGCTCGGCCTCAAGCTCGGCGCGCTCGACGACGGGTACGCGGGCGAGGGCACCACGACGCGGCGGGCCTACGAGCTGATGAGCGCGGGCTTCGGCCCGGGCGCGGTCGCGCCGATGATCGTCGCCGCGGAGCTCGACCGGCCGGTGCCCGAGTCGGACCGCCCGGCCGCCGGGTCCGATGACGAGGCCGACGGCGACGCGGCGACGAAGAAGTCCGCGAAGAAGTCCGGCTCCGATGTGTCCGGCACGGAGAGAACGGACACCGTGAAGGACCCGGTCGTGCGGGAGCTGCGCGAGCGGATCGAGGAGGTCGACGGCGTGGTGTTCGTCGACAACCCGAGGATCAGCCGGGACGGGACCACCGCGCTGTTCAGCGTGGTCTCGCGGTACGCGCCGAGCGACGAGCGGGCCGTGGAGGTGGTCGAGCGCATCCGGAACGTCGTGGTGCCGGGCGCGACCGTGCACGTCGGCGGCGAGGTGGCCGGGCTCGCGGACGCGGGGGAGCGCATCACCTCCCGCACCCCGCTGGTGATCGCCGTGGTCGTGCTGCTCAGCGCGTTCCTGCTGCTGCTCGCGTTCCGCGCGCCGCTCGTCGCGGTCAAGGCCGCGGTGATGAACCTCGTCTCCCTCGGGGCCGCGTTCGGCGCGCTCGCCCTCGTGTTCAGCTACGGACTGGGCAGCCGCCTCGTCGGCATGGACCCGCCGCCGAGCGCGAACTCCTCGCCGGTGGAGGTGCTGTTCTTCACCGTGCCGATCGACAACTACGTGCCGGTGATCCTGTTCGCCGTGCTGTTCGGCCTGTCGATGGACTACGAGGTGTTCCTGCTCACCGCGGTGCGCCAGTCCTACCTGCGGCACGGGGACAACCGGCGGGCGGTCGCCGAGGGCCTCGGCGCGACCGGGCGGGTCATCACCTCGGCCGCGCTCATCATGGTCGCGGTCTTCGTCGCCTTCGTCGCCTACCCGGACCCGCTGGTGAAGGTCTTCGGCGTCGGCCTCGCCGTGGCGATCGCCGTGGACGCCACGCTGATCCGCGGCTTCCTCGTGCCCTCCACGATGGTCCTGCTCGGCCGGCTCAACTGGTGGTGCCCGCGGTGGCTCGACCGCATCCTGCCGCCGCTCGCGGTCGCCGAGCACCACGACGACGAGCCCGCCCCCGCCCCGGAGCCGGAGCGTCCGCTCGTCGGCGCCGGCCGCGGGCGGCACCGCGCCTGA
- a CDS encoding TetR/AcrR family transcriptional regulator, which produces MATPDQGHDTRSRILAAARRLFAERGYAATSLADIASAVGLSKTAVAYHFHPKDRLAAELIAPAGDDILALLGTDFHDDTTAFVRALVDFSVRHRAVLRLLMEDIGGMDCAPPGSMGELLREFRDELMRRIAGDSPDPEARVRAWAVLGAIQTAVLKTIDLPEETVRPALLRAALAAYGS; this is translated from the coding sequence ATGGCCACACCCGATCAGGGTCATGACACCCGTTCCCGGATACTCGCCGCGGCCCGCAGGCTGTTCGCCGAGCGCGGCTACGCGGCCACCTCGCTCGCCGACATCGCGAGCGCCGTAGGGCTCTCCAAGACCGCGGTCGCCTACCACTTCCATCCCAAGGACCGGCTCGCGGCCGAGCTGATCGCGCCCGCGGGCGACGACATCCTCGCCCTGCTCGGCACCGACTTCCACGACGACACCACGGCCTTCGTGCGGGCCCTGGTCGACTTCTCGGTGCGGCACCGGGCGGTGCTCCGGCTGCTGATGGAGGACATCGGCGGCATGGACTGCGCCCCGCCCGGCTCCATGGGCGAGCTGCTCCGCGAGTTCCGCGACGAGCTGATGCGCAGGATCGCCGGGGACTCCCCGGACCCCGAGGCCCGGGTGCGCGCCTGGGCCGTGCTCGGGGCGATCCAGACCGCCGTGCTCAAGACGATCGACCTGCCCGAGGAGACGGTACGGCCCGCCCTGCTGCGCGCCGCCCTCGCCGCCTACGGGTCCTGA